The Pelecanus crispus isolate bPelCri1 chromosome 7, bPelCri1.pri, whole genome shotgun sequence genome includes a window with the following:
- the LOC104025308 gene encoding lamin-B3 isoform X1 encodes MATALSSTPVSGSRSLSRAAASPLSPTRLSRLQEKEELRQLNDRLAAYIERVRALEADKAALQQRLAEREAGGERELGSLRLRYEGELADARRALDDIAIERAALQVELGKIGEEHRQLHSRNSKKEADLNLAQARMRDLDAQLNAKEADLATALRENRSLEHDLQELKDQVVTLKLSLEDTKKHLHSEILRRVDLENHMKTLQEQMTFQKRLHEDELKETKRVYESRIAEIESGRQREFESKLSDALQGLRKQHEEQIQGYKEELERTFSAKMENAQLSAARNSDFANAAREELMETKLRVDTLTSQVNQYQSQNVALENRIRELQETLDYDRDLHRRRMAEKEKEMAQAQQQAQAQLEEYEHLLDVKLALDLEINAYRKMLEGEEERLKLSPSPSPHSTVTQATSQGRRFLHGKKRKMKEAKKRGHSAGFKTVQHASSSGNVSIEEIDADGKFVRLKNNSDEDQPLHGWVLRRHLGSVSDVTYKFPSRFILPAGQVVTIWGAAAGVSPGPSDLVWKSQKSWGTGDNIGVTLITDDGEELAERKIMHVPRGEESGEQDDDYEEITGSEMEFPSQQLYNTVVCPLCKMRILAVLSCNGDEEMIIYKHFLIPGDIDYMCFGIFCNI; translated from the exons ATGGCCACGGCGCTCTCCTCCACGCCGGTGAGCGGGAGCCGCTCCCTCAGCCGTGCCGCCGCCTCGCCGCTGAGCCCGACGCGGCTGAGCCggctgcaggagaaggaggagctgCGGCAGCTCAACGACCGCCTGGCCGCCTACATCGAGCGGGTGCGGGCGCTGGAGGCCGACAAGGCGGCGCTGCAGCAGCGGCTGGCCGagcgggaggcgggcggcgaGCGGGAGCTGGGCAGCCTGCGGCTCCGCTACGAGGGGGAGCTGGCCGACGCCCGCCGGGCGCTGGACGACATCGCCATCGAGCGGGCCGCGCTGCAGGTGGAGCTGGGCAAGATCGGCGAGGAGCACCGGCAGCTGCACAGCAG GAATTCTAAAAAAGAAGCCGATTTAAACCTGGCACAGGCTCGTATGAGAGACCTTGATGCTCAGCTGAACGCGAAGGAAGCTGACTTAGCAACAGCTTTGAGGGAGAACCGAAGTTTGGAGCATGACCTTCAGGAGTTAAAGGATCAAGTAGTCACT CTGAAGCTGTCTCTGGAAGATACCAAAAAGCATCTCCACAGTGAAATATTGAGGAGGGTGGACCTGGAAAATCATATGAAAACTTTGCAGGAACAAATGACATTCCAGAAGCGCCTTCATGAAGAT GAGCTCAAGGAGACAAAAAGAGTCTATGAGAGCAGGATAGCAGAAATAGAATCTGGCCGTCAGAGAGAATTTGAGAGTAAGCTCTCGGATGCTCTGCAGGGGCTCAGAAAACAACATGAAGAACAAATTCAAGGATACAAAGAGGAGCTGGAGCGAACATTCAGTGCAAAA ATGGAGAATGCCCAGCTATCTGCAGCAAGAAACAGTGACTTTGCCAATGCTGCTCGGGAGGAGCTGATGGAAACAAAGCTGAGAGTTGATACTCTGACATCTCAAGTTAATCAATATCAAAGCCAG AATGTTGCTTTGGAGAACAGAATAAGGGAGCTACAGGAGACACTAGATTATGATCGTGATCTCCATCGAAGGCGTAtggctgaaaaagagaaagaaatggcacaagcccagcagcaggcacaagCACAGTTGGAAGAATATGAGCATCTCTTAGATGTGAAACTGGCTCTAGATCTGGAAATAAATGCCTACAGAAAGAtgctggaaggagaggaggagcg GCTAAAGCTGTCACCCAGTCCATCTCCACACAGCACTGTAACTCAAGCAACAAGTCAAGGGCGACGGTTcctgcatgggaaaaaaaggaaaatgaaagaagccAAAAAGAGAGGCCATAGTGCTGGATTTAAGACTGTTCAGCACGCTTCATCTTCTGGAAATGTATCTATTGAAGAAATTGATGCAGATGGGAAATTTGTGAGGCTTAAAAACAACTCTGATGAG GATCAACCACTACATGGATGGGTGTTAAGAAGACATCTTGGAAGCGTGTCAGATGTAACATACAAATTTCCTTCACGGTTCATTCTTCCAGCGGGCCAAGTAGTTACA ATCTGGGGTGCAGCTGCTGGTGTAAGCCCAGGTCCTAGTGATCTGGTCTGGAAGTCTCAGAAGTCTTGGGGAACTGGGGATAATATTGGTGTTACACTCATCACAGATGATGGTGAG GAACTTGCAGAGAGGAAGATAATGCATGTACccagaggagaagaaagtggTGAGCAAGATGATGATTATGAAGAAATAACTGGAAGTGAAATGGAGTTTCCATCTCAG CAACTTTATAATACAGTTGTGTGCCCCTTATG caaaatgAGGATCCTAGCTGTTCTATCATGTAATGGGGATGAAGAAATGATCATCTATAAACACTTCTTAATCCCAGGTGACATAGACTACATGTGTTTTGGTATCTTCTGCAATATATGA
- the LOC104025308 gene encoding lamin-B3 isoform X2 → MATALSSTPVSGSRSLSRAAASPLSPTRLSRLQEKEELRQLNDRLAAYIERVRALEADKAALQQRLAEREAGGERELGSLRLRYEGELADARRALDDIAIERAALQVELGKIGEEHRQLHSRNSKKEADLNLAQARMRDLDAQLNAKEADLATALRENRSLEHDLQELKDQVVTLKLSLEDTKKHLHSEILRRVDLENHMKTLQEQMTFQKRLHEDELKETKRVYESRIAEIESGRQREFESKLSDALQGLRKQHEEQIQGYKEELERTFSAKMENAQLSAARNSDFANAAREELMETKLRVDTLTSQVNQYQSQNVALENRIRELQETLDYDRDLHRRRMAEKEKEMAQAQQQAQAQLEEYEHLLDVKLALDLEINAYRKMLEGEEERLKLSPSPSPHSTVTQATSQGRRFLHGKKRKMKEAKKRGHSAGFKTVQHASSSGNVSIEEIDADGKFVRLKNNSDEDQPLHGWVLRRHLGSVSDVTYKFPSRFILPAGQVVTIWGAAAGVSPGPSDLVWKSQKSWGTGDNIGVTLITDDGEELAERKIMHVPRGEESGEQDDDYEEITGSEMEFPSQTKRRRKKKCCLVS, encoded by the exons ATGGCCACGGCGCTCTCCTCCACGCCGGTGAGCGGGAGCCGCTCCCTCAGCCGTGCCGCCGCCTCGCCGCTGAGCCCGACGCGGCTGAGCCggctgcaggagaaggaggagctgCGGCAGCTCAACGACCGCCTGGCCGCCTACATCGAGCGGGTGCGGGCGCTGGAGGCCGACAAGGCGGCGCTGCAGCAGCGGCTGGCCGagcgggaggcgggcggcgaGCGGGAGCTGGGCAGCCTGCGGCTCCGCTACGAGGGGGAGCTGGCCGACGCCCGCCGGGCGCTGGACGACATCGCCATCGAGCGGGCCGCGCTGCAGGTGGAGCTGGGCAAGATCGGCGAGGAGCACCGGCAGCTGCACAGCAG GAATTCTAAAAAAGAAGCCGATTTAAACCTGGCACAGGCTCGTATGAGAGACCTTGATGCTCAGCTGAACGCGAAGGAAGCTGACTTAGCAACAGCTTTGAGGGAGAACCGAAGTTTGGAGCATGACCTTCAGGAGTTAAAGGATCAAGTAGTCACT CTGAAGCTGTCTCTGGAAGATACCAAAAAGCATCTCCACAGTGAAATATTGAGGAGGGTGGACCTGGAAAATCATATGAAAACTTTGCAGGAACAAATGACATTCCAGAAGCGCCTTCATGAAGAT GAGCTCAAGGAGACAAAAAGAGTCTATGAGAGCAGGATAGCAGAAATAGAATCTGGCCGTCAGAGAGAATTTGAGAGTAAGCTCTCGGATGCTCTGCAGGGGCTCAGAAAACAACATGAAGAACAAATTCAAGGATACAAAGAGGAGCTGGAGCGAACATTCAGTGCAAAA ATGGAGAATGCCCAGCTATCTGCAGCAAGAAACAGTGACTTTGCCAATGCTGCTCGGGAGGAGCTGATGGAAACAAAGCTGAGAGTTGATACTCTGACATCTCAAGTTAATCAATATCAAAGCCAG AATGTTGCTTTGGAGAACAGAATAAGGGAGCTACAGGAGACACTAGATTATGATCGTGATCTCCATCGAAGGCGTAtggctgaaaaagagaaagaaatggcacaagcccagcagcaggcacaagCACAGTTGGAAGAATATGAGCATCTCTTAGATGTGAAACTGGCTCTAGATCTGGAAATAAATGCCTACAGAAAGAtgctggaaggagaggaggagcg GCTAAAGCTGTCACCCAGTCCATCTCCACACAGCACTGTAACTCAAGCAACAAGTCAAGGGCGACGGTTcctgcatgggaaaaaaaggaaaatgaaagaagccAAAAAGAGAGGCCATAGTGCTGGATTTAAGACTGTTCAGCACGCTTCATCTTCTGGAAATGTATCTATTGAAGAAATTGATGCAGATGGGAAATTTGTGAGGCTTAAAAACAACTCTGATGAG GATCAACCACTACATGGATGGGTGTTAAGAAGACATCTTGGAAGCGTGTCAGATGTAACATACAAATTTCCTTCACGGTTCATTCTTCCAGCGGGCCAAGTAGTTACA ATCTGGGGTGCAGCTGCTGGTGTAAGCCCAGGTCCTAGTGATCTGGTCTGGAAGTCTCAGAAGTCTTGGGGAACTGGGGATAATATTGGTGTTACACTCATCACAGATGATGGTGAG GAACTTGCAGAGAGGAAGATAATGCATGTACccagaggagaagaaagtggTGAGCAAGATGATGATTATGAAGAAATAACTGGAAGTGAAATGGAGTTTCCATCTCAG accaaaagaagaagaaaaaagaaatgttgtttGGTTTCATGA